From Astyanax mexicanus isolate ESR-SI-001 chromosome 16, AstMex3_surface, whole genome shotgun sequence, one genomic window encodes:
- the map1lc3c gene encoding microtubule-associated proteins 1A/1B light chain 3C isoform X3 — MPPFEKTQHPKPFKQRKSFAATRKQEVAGIRSKFPTKVPVIIERYNREKYLPPLDKTKFLVPQELTMTQFVTIIRNRMTLMPSQAFYLLINNSGIASMSLTMAQLYKDHKDEDGFLYMTYASQEMFGYWDEGPLR; from the exons ATGCCTCCGTTTGAGAAAACCCAGCACCCCAAGCCCTTCAAACAGAGGAAGAGTTTCG CAGCAACGAGAAAGCAGGAGGTGGCAGGAATCCGGTCCAAGTTTCCAACCAAAGTCCCG GTGATAATTGAACGCTACAACAGAGAGAAATATCTGCCTCCTCTGGATAAAACCAAGTTTCTCGTCCCACAAGAGCTAACCATGACCCAGTTTGTGACCATAATTAG AAACCGCATGACCTTAATGCCGAGCCAGGCCTTCTACTTGCTCATCAACAACTCTGGTATCGCCAGCATGTCCCTGACTATGGCGCAGCTTTACAAAGACCATAAAGATGAAGATGGCTTCCTTTACATGACCTATGCCTCTCAGGAAATGTTCGGGTATTGGGATGAGGGACCACTGAGATAG
- the map1lc3c gene encoding microtubule-associated proteins 1A/1B light chain 3C isoform X4 produces MPPFEKTQHPKPFKQRKSFATRKQEVAGIRSKFPTKVPVIIERYNREKYLPPLDKTKFLVPQELTMTQFVTIIRNRMTLMPSQAFYLLINNSGIASMSLTMAQLYKDHKDEDGFLYMTYASQEMFGYWDEGPLR; encoded by the exons ATGCCTCCGTTTGAGAAAACCCAGCACCCCAAGCCCTTCAAACAGAGGAAGAGTTTCG CAACGAGAAAGCAGGAGGTGGCAGGAATCCGGTCCAAGTTTCCAACCAAAGTCCCG GTGATAATTGAACGCTACAACAGAGAGAAATATCTGCCTCCTCTGGATAAAACCAAGTTTCTCGTCCCACAAGAGCTAACCATGACCCAGTTTGTGACCATAATTAG AAACCGCATGACCTTAATGCCGAGCCAGGCCTTCTACTTGCTCATCAACAACTCTGGTATCGCCAGCATGTCCCTGACTATGGCGCAGCTTTACAAAGACCATAAAGATGAAGATGGCTTCCTTTACATGACCTATGCCTCTCAGGAAATGTTCGGGTATTGGGATGAGGGACCACTGAGATAG
- the map1lc3c gene encoding microtubule-associated proteins 1A/1B light chain 3C isoform X2: MPPFEKTQHPKPFKQRKSFGKATRKQEVAGIRSKFPTKVPVIIERYNREKYLPPLDKTKFLVPQELTMTQFVTIIRNRMTLMPSQAFYLLINNSGIASMSLTMAQLYKDHKDEDGFLYMTYASQEMFGYWDEGPLR, from the exons ATGCCTCCGTTTGAGAAAACCCAGCACCCCAAGCCCTTCAAACAGAGGAAGAGTTTCGGTAAAG CAACGAGAAAGCAGGAGGTGGCAGGAATCCGGTCCAAGTTTCCAACCAAAGTCCCG GTGATAATTGAACGCTACAACAGAGAGAAATATCTGCCTCCTCTGGATAAAACCAAGTTTCTCGTCCCACAAGAGCTAACCATGACCCAGTTTGTGACCATAATTAG AAACCGCATGACCTTAATGCCGAGCCAGGCCTTCTACTTGCTCATCAACAACTCTGGTATCGCCAGCATGTCCCTGACTATGGCGCAGCTTTACAAAGACCATAAAGATGAAGATGGCTTCCTTTACATGACCTATGCCTCTCAGGAAATGTTCGGGTATTGGGATGAGGGACCACTGAGATAG
- the map1lc3c gene encoding microtubule-associated proteins 1A/1B light chain 3C isoform X1, with amino-acid sequence MPPFEKTQHPKPFKQRKSFGKAATRKQEVAGIRSKFPTKVPVIIERYNREKYLPPLDKTKFLVPQELTMTQFVTIIRNRMTLMPSQAFYLLINNSGIASMSLTMAQLYKDHKDEDGFLYMTYASQEMFGYWDEGPLR; translated from the exons ATGCCTCCGTTTGAGAAAACCCAGCACCCCAAGCCCTTCAAACAGAGGAAGAGTTTCGGTAAAG CAGCAACGAGAAAGCAGGAGGTGGCAGGAATCCGGTCCAAGTTTCCAACCAAAGTCCCG GTGATAATTGAACGCTACAACAGAGAGAAATATCTGCCTCCTCTGGATAAAACCAAGTTTCTCGTCCCACAAGAGCTAACCATGACCCAGTTTGTGACCATAATTAG AAACCGCATGACCTTAATGCCGAGCCAGGCCTTCTACTTGCTCATCAACAACTCTGGTATCGCCAGCATGTCCCTGACTATGGCGCAGCTTTACAAAGACCATAAAGATGAAGATGGCTTCCTTTACATGACCTATGCCTCTCAGGAAATGTTCGGGTATTGGGATGAGGGACCACTGAGATAG